One genomic segment of Macaca fascicularis isolate 582-1 chromosome 19, T2T-MFA8v1.1 includes these proteins:
- the ZNF146 gene encoding zinc finger protein OZF has product MSHLSQQRIYSGENPFACKVCGKVFSHKSNLTEHEHFHTREKPFECNECGKAFSQKQYVIKHQNTHTGEKLFECNECGKSFSQKENLLTHQKIHTGEKPFECKDCGKAFIQKSNLIRHQRTHTGEKPFVCKECGKTFSGKSNLTEHEKIHIGEKPFKCSECGTAFGQKKYLIKHQNIHTGEKPYECNECGKAFSQRTSLIVHVRIHSGDKPYECNVCGKAFSQSSSLTVHVRSHTGEKPYGCNECGKAFSQFSTLALHLRIHTGKKPYQCSECGKAFSQKSHHIRHQKIHTH; this is encoded by the coding sequence ATGTCACACCTCAGCCAGCAGAGAATCTACAGTGGGGAAAACCCCTTTGCCTGTAAGGTATGTGGGAAAGTCTTCAGCCACAAGTCGAACCTCACTGAGCATGAGCATTTTCACACGAGAGAGAAACCTTTTGAATGTAACGAGTGTGGAAAAGCCTTTAGCCAAAAGCAGTATGTCATTAAACATCAGAACACCCATACCGGCGAGAAGCTTTTcgaatgtaatgaatgtggaaaaTCCTTTAGCCAGAAGGAAAACCTCCTTACGCACCAGaaaattcacactggagaaaaaccttTTGAGTGTAAAGATTGCGGGAAAGCTTTCATTCAGAAGTCAAACCTCATCAGACaccagagaactcacacaggagagaaGCCCTTTGTATGTAAGGAGTGTGGAAAAACCTTCAGTGGCAAATCCAACCTTACTGAGCATGAGAAAATCCATATTGGAGAGAAGCCTTTTAAATGTAGTGAATGTGGAACAGCCTTTGGCCAGAAGAAGTACCTCATAAAACATCAGAacattcacactggagagaaaccctatgaatgtaacgaatgtggaaaagccttctctCAGAGAACATCCCTTATTGTACATGTGAGGATTCATTCAGGTGATAAACCTTACGAATGCAATGTGTGTGGAAAAGCCTTCTCTCAGAGCTCATCTCTCACTGTGCATGTGAGAAGCCACACAGGTGAGAAGCCCTATGGTtgcaatgaatgtgggaaagctttctCTCAGTTCTCAACCCTTGCTCTGCATTTGAGAATCCACACAGGTAAGAAGCCTTATCagtgcagtgaatgtgggaaagctttcagCCAGAAGTCACACCACATTAGACACCAGAAAATTCACACTCACTAA